The Coccidioides posadasii str. Silveira chromosome 2, complete sequence genomic interval AACAACCATTACATGTGGTACGGCAAGACCACTGCTCGGTTGAAGACTAGCCGTGGCAAGGGCGTGGTCACTGCATTTATCCTCCTCTCCGACATGAAGGACGAGATCGACTTCGAGTTTGTCGGCGTCGATTTGCAGAATGCTCAGACCAACTACTACTTCCAAGGAATCACCGACTGTTAGTCACAATTTCCTCTTCTCCCCTGACCTTTTTTTCGTAAAAATTCTTGTACTTGAGAACGGCACTCACATATTGCCTGCAGATACTAACGGACAAAACGCGTCTGCTTCTGACACCTTCGATGAATTTCACACCTACGAGATCGACTGGAAGCCTGAGTCGATCACGTGGTCCATCGACGGCAAGCCCGTCCGCGTCAAGAAGAGATCTGAAACCTTCAACAAGACCTCGAACCAATACGCCTACCCTCAAACCCCCTCCCGTGTGCAACTCTCCCTCTGGCCGGCCGGTCTTCCAAGTAATGGTGAGGGCACTATCGAATGGGCTGGCGGGCTTGTTGATTGGAACCACGAAGACATCAAGAACCACGGCTATTATTATGCTCTCTTTGATGAAGTCACCGTCGAGTGCTACGATCCCCCAAATGACGCCAAGGTTGAGGGCAGCAAGTCCTACATCTTCACCGATGAGAAGGGAACCGAAGATACAGTCAAGATTACCAATAAGAATACCGTTTTGAAGTCATTCCTGGGCAACGGCCGTGACACCGATAAGGATTATCCATCCGCCAGTGGAACCAGGAGACCCAGTCAGACCAGCGATCTTGCAGTCGTTCCCGGTTTGAGTGGTGCCGGGCCCGGAGCTGATGGGAACCGAGGAGACAGCGACGGCTCCGAC includes:
- the CRF2 gene encoding Putative glycosidase crf2 (CAZy:GH16~SECRETED:SignalP(1-21)~EggNog:ENOG410PH2Y~COG:G~TransMembrane:1 (n4-13c21/22o420-437i)~BUSCO:9373at33183), whose amino-acid sequence is MTRLLAYALALALSSQAFVAAKPQKCGPSQKCPESAPCCSQYGDCGSGAYCLGGCDPKWSFAIDSCLPAPVCKSKTYRWDNLDGVAPNTKYLGDASKADWVSSGEPLTSDGSLILTMAPDTVGTLMANNHYMWYGKTTARLKTSRGKGVVTAFILLSDMKDEIDFEFVGVDLQNAQTNYYFQGITDYTNGQNASASDTFDEFHTYEIDWKPESITWSIDGKPVRVKKRSETFNKTSNQYAYPQTPSRVQLSLWPAGLPSNGEGTIEWAGGLVDWNHEDIKNHGYYYALFDEVTVECYDPPNDAKVEGSKSYIFTDEKGTEDTVKITNKNTVLKSFLGNGRDTDKDYPSASGTRRPSQTSDLAVVPGLSGAGPGADGNRGDSDGSDGGSPNGGNRPNPTDFSQGGDRGNESSGASPQNEQVLKGSLFAVLVALVVLVTM